AAAAACGGGTTCATAAAGGAGTAATAGTAATGCGGAAAGTGCTATAAAATTATAGACATTGGATTTTTTGGCTATATTTTTTCCAAATAAAATAAGAGAAAACATAACCGTAGCTCTTAATACACTGGCGGAAAGCCCTGTCACAAAAGCAAAAGTCCATAGAATTAATAATAAAAGAGGAAAAGTGATGAAATTACCATACTTTCGTTTTTCTATCGGGGACAGGAGAAAAGAGAAAATTCCAAAAATGAGTGCCACGTGCATCCCTGATACTGCCAATACGTGCATCACTCCTGCGGAGACATAAGATTGTATCAGTCCTGATTCTACTTCTTCTTTTATTCCTAAAAGAAGTGCTTCTGCTATTCCCTTTTCATTTTTGGTAAGCACATACGAGCGTATAATATCTCTCATAGTATGCTTTAAAACCAATGATTTTGCGATGAGATAATTCTCTTGATACGTTCCTATTATTTTTAGGTTTTCTTTTTTCACAAAATGTTGATATTCTAAGCCTTTCCTTTTCATATATGTTTCTATATCAAAAGTATATGGGTTTCCCGAATTTTTGATTTTGGAAGGGATCCCCTTTATCCAAAGCACCGTTCCATATACAAATAATTTTTGAGGATGGAGAGATGTATCTTTTTTTAGATATATTAATACTTTTGACCTTGTAGGAATGATTTTTTTTCCATCGAATATCTTATCTACCCGAACGGTAAAAGCATAAGAATGTTCTTTTTCTGTTACTTCTTCTATAATATTACCTCTATAGAAAAAAAAGTTTGGAGAATGGGAAGCAAAATGATAGCTTTTGTTCAATACAGAGTGGGTTTGTTGTGCAACCACTCCCAGTAAAAAAAAGAGAGCCGATGCATACAAACTTATAAAGAGAATATTCTTATATAATCTATAAAAAGAAAATATAAGAATACAGGTGGTATAGCCAAGAAAAAAAACGAGGAGGTGTAAGAGAGATATTTCGGGCATGGATTCTACAGATTCTGCTATAAGTATTCCCAATATAAGTAATACTACATACCGAACAAGTGGAAAAGGAGCCCAAAAATTCATAATATACAATTATCCATTTATATTTTTTTAGTTATATAACAGATTTCCATTGTAAATAAGTTCCATGAGTAATGTGTTATCCACAGAGGTGGCACCATTTTTGTTTATGATTTTACGCTGATCTATATGACCTTGTTTTGCTAAAAAACTAATTCTTTTTTCAGCATCGGTTACATTACTTATGTATTGGTTATTTTTTTCTGTAGAAACAATATAGACACTGGTGAGTTTATCGGAAAATTCTTTTATGAGTAAAGGATTGTAAGAAGTAAAAATAAATTGAATCCTTTCTCCTTTTTGAGAAATTTCGATAAGCCATTGGATGAGTAAAGACATGTTTTTATAGCTTATACAGCTTTCTATGTCTTCTATCATAATAACAGATGGTTTTTTTTTGAGAGAGCAGAGTAATGCTATGGTAGCTATTTTTATAAATCCATCTGAGGTTTTATCCGATGAAAAAAATGGATACAAGGAATTTTTTTCCTCAAATTGCCAAGCTATTTGGTCTTTATGTATATGGATACCGATGAACGTTTTTTGGAATTTTTTCAGAGAACCAATAAATTTATTGTATGTTTCGATGTCTTTTTCTTTTATAAATTTAATGAGAGATAAAAAATTAGACCCCTCTTTTCCTAATTCACTTGCTGTGTGAGGATATGCTTTTTTGTCTTTAAATTCTTTTATAAAGTCCCTTTTTTCTGATGGTTTCATTTGACCGTTAGCATATACAGCAGGATATGCCATTCCTTTTAATAATGCCGATTGAAAATTATAATAATAAAGAGACGCTAATGCTTTAAAAAATATATCTGCTGCCTTAGAAAATTCAAAGTCAAGTTCTTCATTTTGAATTTGGGTTCTCAGTAGAAGCTCACGAGAAATGGAATGGAAACCATGTTCAAATACTTTATTTCTATCCTCTAAGGAAATATCCAATTTCTCTCTACATCCTACATTACTATCTTGACAATATAGTTCAATACTATATTTAATATGAGCAGATTCATCGTTCCAATGAGCAGAAAATGAAATAGGAGTGTCATTATTACTAAATACATTTTTATTGGAAAAATAATAAGAATCCTTTAATTCTTTATTTTTTTTACTCTCTGGAAAAGCACTGCTTACCAGTTTTGAAAAAAAACTTAGTCCCGCAAGGAGATTACTCTTACCCGAGTTATTATCACCTGTTATGAGTATTACATCTTCGATATTTATATCGGAATCGACGTGTGTTTTGAAATTAGATATATGAAAATTAGTAAACATAAAATTATTATTTTTTTATATGGATGAAAAACATTGTTACTGAGTAAAACTGAAATGCATTTGATTTTATGGATATAAGCGTTGTATATCCCAACCGTTTTTTGTTTGAATATATACGATTCTGTCATGAAGTCGATGCGGTCTTCCTTGCCAAAATTCAATAGTATGTGGGATAACCCTATACCCTCCCCAATGTTGTGGACGTGCAATAAATGTATTTTTATGAATATCTAAAAAATCATTATATTTTTTTTCTAGGGTGTACTTACTGTCTATATATTCTGATTGAGATGAGATACAAGCGGATACTTGACTTTCTTTGGGACGTAATTGAAAATAATGCTCCGAATCAGAATCTGACACTTTTTCTGCTCGTCCTTCAATACGCACTTGTCTTTCCAGTACTTCCCAAAAAAAAGAAAGAGAAACTTTTGGATTGTGAGAAATTTCTTTTCCTTTTCTGCTCTTATAGTTCGTAAAAAAAGTAAAGCCCTTTTTATCTATTTCTTTTAATAATACGATTCTTGAGGAAGGTTGCTCGTTAAAAACAGTAGATAAGGTCATAGCATTTGGTTCTTTTACTAATAATGATGCTTCAGAAAACCATTTACGAAATTGTTCAATAGGGCATTTATCTATAGATGACTCATTCAAATCCCCTTTATTGTATTCCTGTCGTGTAAAGTGTAAATCTTGTATCATGTAAAATATAATTATTTGTTTGAAAAAGGGACCTATAATTAAAAGACAAACACTCTTGCTTCATTATTACTTGTTTTTGTTTTTATTTATTTCTTCAATAAAATCATCTATCCCTAAAATAAAATCTTCTGCTTTTTTAAGGTTTTCGGTATTTTCCAATACTTCTTCCTCTTGTTTTACATTACTATTATTACGGAGAGTCTTGCTTTTATTTCTCATTTCCTGTAATATATTTTGTAATTGGATTTTATACTTGCTCAGTTTTTGGGTAAGTATCTCTCTTGTATCCGATCCTTTATTCGGAGCATATAAAATTCCCATCACAGCACCTGTCATTAATCCTATTAAAAAAGCGATAAAACTATTACTTGATTTGCTCATTGTTATAAAAATTATTGGTTATCTATTAATCCTCTCCCTGTTTTTTGTATTTTATTGTCTTGAATAAGTTTTTTTTTTATGGTTTCTAATATTCCATTTATAAATTCTTTACTTTTGTCTGTGCTGTATACTTTGGCTATTTCTATATATTCATTCATACTTACTTTTAATGGTATGGAGGAAAAATGAATCATTTCTGTTACACAGAGTTTCAAAATAACCTTATCAGTTAGGGTTAATCTACTTATATCCCAATTTTTTGCATATTCTGATATAAGAGTTTCTGTATACTCATTTGTTTCTATTGTTTTTTTACAGAGTGTTTGAGAGAACAATTGATACTCTTCGTCTATCCAAATATTCGGTATGTCAATATCCCCTATTTCTGTTGGGAATGATTTTATAGCGGATGCTATTAATCCCTTGATAATATGTCTATTTTCTTCCCAACAAATATTTTTTTCTCTTAAGAATACATCTATTTTTTCTTCTTTAAATAATATATTGCTAAAGAAATGTCTTAGTATTGCTTTATCTTCTTCTAAGTCTGGTGAATTTTTGTTTGTATATTCTTTGTACTTTTCATCGGTTTTTAAAAATGTTTTATACCAAAAAAGGAGTTCTTCATGATAATAATTATATGATATTTTTTGAGCAATGGCAGAAGAATGGAGTTTTTTATTGTTCTGTAATGCTACAATAATTTTATTTTCTAATAGATTATAGTCATTTTGAATTATTGTATTTCCTATAATTTTTGAATGTATTTTCCTTTTTTTTTCTTCATACAATATTTTTGATAATTCTACGGGTATAAGTAAGCAAAATATATATATATATTCTAATTCTTTTATATCCGTGAGTAAAAATTCTAAAGAATTGTTTTTATTATTTTGAAATTCTTGGTTATAATAGGTATAGGAAGCTATTACTGCTTCTTTTATATCATCTGAGTAATCTTTTTCAAAGGATATTATCTTTTTTTCTTGACTTATTTTGAAACATTTTTGTGCTTTTTCAATTTTTTGTAATGTTATTTGGGAGGAATTATTATCTTCTTCTGAATGTTTATACATATCATCTCGAAAAAAATGTTCTATTTTTTGTAAAGAAATAGAATAGGAAGATCTTAATCCTTGTTCGTATGCAAAATAAGCCTGCATCGCTTTTATTCTGAGGAATCTTTTATTGAGCATTGCAAAACAAAGAAAAACTATAAAAAAGATTTTATATTTGTGGGATAACAGAGACAAAAGATCTGTTGTTTATTCCTTTTTTAAATGTTACGATTCCATCTTTTAGTGCAAATATAGTATAGTCCTTTCCTAAACCTACGTTTATTCCTATATGATGTTTGGTTCCTCTTTGTCTTACTATTATATTTCCTGCTTTTGCATGTTGTCCTCCAAATAATTTTACTCCTAATCGTTTTCCTTTGGAATCTCTTCCGTTTTTTACTTTACCTTCCCCTTTTTTATGTGCCATGGTTTTTTTATTTATTTATTGTTTGAATGAGTACTTTTGTAAATAGTTGGCGATGCCCATTTTTTTTTTTGTATCCTTTTCTTCTTTTTTTACGAAATACTATTACTTTATCTCCTTTTACGTGAGATTGTATAATTCCGTTTACTTTTGCTCCTGAAATAAGAGGTGAACCTATTGTTATGTTTTCACCGTCTTCTATCATCATTACGTTTTCGAATTCTACATTTGCTCCTTCCGTTCCAGACATTTTTGGAGCGTAGATATATTGATTTTCTGTTACTTTAAATTGTTTTCCTGATATGTTTACTACTGCTTGCATTATGGTATGATTTATTATATTTTATTTTTTAAAATGTTGTATTTACTAATTACGCAATATAGTGTTTTTCACGATACTTTTATTTTTAGCAAGGTAGATACGGTATCTTTGTAGGATATTTTGTTGTTTTTCTACAAAGATTGCGTATCAAGTTTATTTTTTTATAATATTTTTTGTAATACTATATGTTATTAGTATCTATAGTATTCAGGTTTGTAAGGTCCTTCTACTTTTACTCCGATGTATTCTGCTTGGTTTTCTGTAAGGGTTTCTAATTGGCATCCGAGTTTTGCGAGATGTAATCTTGCTACTTTTTCATCTAGGTGTTTTGGGAGAGTATATACATTTGGGGTATATTTATTTCCATTGCACCAGAGTTCTATTTGGGCAAGGGTTTGGTTGGTAAAAGAGTTTGACATTACAAAAGATGGGTGTCCCATAGCACATCCTAAGTTTACTAATCTTCCTTCTGCTAGTACTATTATTTCTTTATTTTTTAAAGTGTACATATCTACTTGGGGTTTTATAGTATTTTTTGTTTTCCCGTAGTGTGTGTTGAGCCATGCCATGTCTATTTCGTTATCAAAATGTCCGATATTACAAACAACGGCTTTGTCTTTCATTTTATAGAAGTGTTGTTCTGTAATTATAGATTTATTTCCTGTTGCGGTAACAATAATATCTGCTTCTGTAACTGCGTCTATCATTTTTTTTACTTCGTATCCTTCCATTGCGGCTTGGAGGGCACAAATGGGGTCTATTTCTGTAACGATAACTCTTACTCCTGCGCTGCGGAGGGATTCTGCCGATCCTTTTCCTACATCTCCGAAACCTGCTACTACTGCTATTTTTCCTGCGAGCATGAGGTCTGTTGCTCTTCTGATGGCATCTACTAATGATTCTCTACATCCGTATTTATTATCAAATTTTGACTTTGTTACGGAGTCGTTTATATTAATCGCAGGAATAGGAAGTGTTCCTTTTTTTACTCTTTCGTATAGACGGTGAACCCCTGTGGTAGTTTCTTCGGATATTCCTTTTACATGTTGTATGAGTTCGGGATATGTATCTAATACCATATTAGTAAGGTCTCCCCCGTCATCAAGTATCATATTGAGTGGTTTATTTTCTTTTCCGAAGAAGAGGGTTTGTTCTATGCACCAGTCAAATTCTTTTTCTGTCATTCCTTTCCATGCGTAAACGGGTATGCCTTTTGCTGCGATAGCGGCGGCGGCATGATCTTGTGTGGAAAATATATTACAAGATGACCATGTTACTTCGGCGCCGAGTTCTACTAATGTTTCTATAAGTACTGCGGTTTGAATGGTCATGTGTAGACAACCGGCTATTCTAGCTCCTTTGAGAGGTTTGGTTTTTCCAAATTCTGATCGCAATGCCATTAATCCTGGCATTTCGTGTTCTGCGAGTTGTATTTCTTTTCTTCCCCATTCTGCAAGTCCTATATCTTTTACTTTATAGGATAATTTTGTTTTTATT
The nucleotide sequence above comes from Chitinophagaceae bacterium. Encoded proteins:
- a CDS encoding ComEC/Rec2 family competence protein; protein product: MNFWAPFPLVRYVVLLILGILIAESVESMPEISLLHLLVFFLGYTTCILIFSFYRLYKNILFISLYASALFFLLGVVAQQTHSVLNKSYHFASHSPNFFFYRGNIIEEVTEKEHSYAFTVRVDKIFDGKKIIPTRSKVLIYLKKDTSLHPQKLFVYGTVLWIKGIPSKIKNSGNPYTFDIETYMKRKGLEYQHFVKKENLKIIGTYQENYLIAKSLVLKHTMRDIIRSYVLTKNEKGIAEALLLGIKEEVESGLIQSYVSAGVMHVLAVSGMHVALIFGIFSFLLSPIEKRKYGNFITFPLLLLILWTFAFVTGLSASVLRATVMFSLILFGKNIAKKSNVYNFIALSALLLLLYEPVFIFNPGFLLSYLAVIGIVYLYPLIYKSLEASHIVWDYVWSITAMSIAAQIGTLPIAMYYFYQFPTYFLVANIIIIPLSSAITFMGVALMSFYFVYEPIAFIIGKIFALLILLLNNTVVFISSLPQSTIYPLYVSAFQTVVLYLLLISLLALFSNKKFLWVKVCFVCFVLLIASKLVQEIQTIRQSKIIIYNIKQPIVEYQQGQTISIYYPKTIDSKTFDNAIKPYHIKNGIIKPFLKTTYDTIPSKMLKTNALTLLKIKNKKIAHIQKEILLKTPLKADIILVSYESLSPKILPSLSAAYIVFDGTNSERYLTNMLKDIPPHIKTHNTQTMGVFLLPL
- a CDS encoding AAA family ATPase, encoding MFTNFHISNFKTHVDSDINIEDVILITGDNNSGKSNLLAGLSFFSKLVSSAFPESKKNKELKDSYYFSNKNVFSNNDTPISFSAHWNDESAHIKYSIELYCQDSNVGCREKLDISLEDRNKVFEHGFHSISRELLLRTQIQNEELDFEFSKAADIFFKALASLYYYNFQSALLKGMAYPAVYANGQMKPSEKRDFIKEFKDKKAYPHTASELGKEGSNFLSLIKFIKEKDIETYNKFIGSLKKFQKTFIGIHIHKDQIAWQFEEKNSLYPFFSSDKTSDGFIKIATIALLCSLKKKPSVIMIEDIESCISYKNMSLLIQWLIEISQKGERIQFIFTSYNPLLIKEFSDKLTSVYIVSTEKNNQYISNVTDAEKRISFLAKQGHIDQRKIINKNGATSVDNTLLMELIYNGNLLYN
- the pdxH gene encoding pyridoxamine 5'-phosphate oxidase, whose product is MIQDLHFTRQEYNKGDLNESSIDKCPIEQFRKWFSEASLLVKEPNAMTLSTVFNEQPSSRIVLLKEIDKKGFTFFTNYKSRKGKEISHNPKVSLSFFWEVLERQVRIEGRAEKVSDSDSEHYFQLRPKESQVSACISSQSEYIDSKYTLEKKYNDFLDIHKNTFIARPQHWGGYRVIPHTIEFWQGRPHRLHDRIVYIQTKNGWDIQRLYP
- a CDS encoding YtxH domain-containing protein; protein product: MSKSSNSFIAFLIGLMTGAVMGILYAPNKGSDTREILTQKLSKYKIQLQNILQEMRNKSKTLRNNSNVKQEEEVLENTENLKKAEDFILGIDDFIEEINKNKNK
- the nusB gene encoding transcription antitermination factor NusB encodes the protein MLNKRFLRIKAMQAYFAYEQGLRSSYSISLQKIEHFFRDDMYKHSEEDNNSSQITLQKIEKAQKCFKISQEKKIISFEKDYSDDIKEAVIASYTYYNQEFQNNKNNSLEFLLTDIKELEYIYIFCLLIPVELSKILYEEKKRKIHSKIIGNTIIQNDYNLLENKIIVALQNNKKLHSSAIAQKISYNYYHEELLFWYKTFLKTDEKYKEYTNKNSPDLEEDKAILRHFFSNILFKEEKIDVFLREKNICWEENRHIIKGLIASAIKSFPTEIGDIDIPNIWIDEEYQLFSQTLCKKTIETNEYTETLISEYAKNWDISRLTLTDKVILKLCVTEMIHFSSIPLKVSMNEYIEIAKVYSTDKSKEFINGILETIKKKLIQDNKIQKTGRGLIDNQ
- the rpmA gene encoding 50S ribosomal protein L27, with product MAHKKGEGKVKNGRDSKGKRLGVKLFGGQHAKAGNIIVRQRGTKHHIGINVGLGKDYTIFALKDGIVTFKKGINNRSFVSVIPQI
- the rplU gene encoding 50S ribosomal protein L21; translated protein: MQAVVNISGKQFKVTENQYIYAPKMSGTEGANVEFENVMMIEDGENITIGSPLISGAKVNGIIQSHVKGDKVIVFRKKRRKGYKKKNGHRQLFTKVLIQTINK
- the ahcY gene encoding adenosylhomocysteinase, which produces MIEKEIKTKLSYKVKDIGLAEWGRKEIQLAEHEMPGLMALRSEFGKTKPLKGARIAGCLHMTIQTAVLIETLVELGAEVTWSSCNIFSTQDHAAAAIAAKGIPVYAWKGMTEKEFDWCIEQTLFFGKENKPLNMILDDGGDLTNMVLDTYPELIQHVKGISEETTTGVHRLYERVKKGTLPIPAININDSVTKSKFDNKYGCRESLVDAIRRATDLMLAGKIAVVAGFGDVGKGSAESLRSAGVRVIVTEIDPICALQAAMEGYEVKKMIDAVTEADIIVTATGNKSIITEQHFYKMKDKAVVCNIGHFDNEIDMAWLNTHYGKTKNTIKPQVDMYTLKNKEIIVLAEGRLVNLGCAMGHPSFVMSNSFTNQTLAQIELWCNGNKYTPNVYTLPKHLDEKVARLHLAKLGCQLETLTENQAEYIGVKVEGPYKPEYYRY